The region ctGCGAACCCGAAGCGGCGCGCCGCTCTGGCTGTCTGCGAAAAAGAGAATCGAACGCAGCGCAAGTGCCCGAAGCTCAGTCCAAAGTCCACCTAATACGTGAATGTGTGGGAGGAGTGCGGAGTGACAGACGCATGCGACAGCCGAGAGAATTAGTGATGTTCCTTGCTTTAATTGGTTCTCCGCATTCTGTTCTGTTAGCATCAGCATCATTTCGGAGCTTGATATGTGTAGAGGAATAGGGGAATAGAGGAATGTACTATGCAAAGGAACCCCACATGCAACGGTGCCTCGCCTGATTTCCTGTAGACAGGAGGTTCTCTTCTATCATGCTCCGGTCTACAGTTCCCTTGGAAGGGGTCGCAAATCGTATGCTAATCCAGCCCCAGTTATCACGTTGAAACccaaatatacatacctaTGCTTATCATTAATAcgatattttttgtatacagTCAAGTCGAAATTCTCTACTACTAACTGCCGTACAACGAACTTTTCTCTATACTTTCtgtaaaaatgcaaaatattctACGAATTCCTCTTGAGATTCGCTTAATGGAAGTTCGACTGTATTTCGTTTGTTCTGGCCCACCTCTGGGCTGATACATACAATATTTCTCTATTTTTGGAATGGAAAACCTTTCACCTGGAATCATTTAATATGCCATAGTTGGGAATAGTTTTCCACTCATTTTCAGCAGTTGGCAGCTCcttcaattattttaattaataaatcaaGAGTGGAATACGAAGTAAAACCGCAGTAAAACTTTTTGGCCAGCCCTTCATCAGAAACCAaggacctggacctggcctgtgtgtgtgtgtgtgtgtgtgcgcatgtctgtgtgcgtgtgtggatGAATGGAAATTTTATGCGGCtgatccccagatttgcataattttattGTGTGTTGAACTTTCGAGCGAAAGCCCATCTGCAATACCCAATCGGGATGGGCTATGCCCCATCCGGCCACAGGAATACACGCCACAAAAAGGTCACTCAAAGTCCACTTACCGAACTTACTTGGGGCCCAAAATCTTGGCCTAAAACCCAAAAGTCCTCATGTACCATGcatacattcatatgtatgtatgtggtgggtgtgtggggtgCTGGGTATGTGGATGTGACCGATAAGCCTGTGGCATGCACTTAAGTTGCACGGGGGGAGCCGCAGAGAGAAAGTTCGCCAATGGCCACTAACATTCTCAGCAAAACATAATAAACCACAATAAGCCAAAAGCTCAGGAcactctctgctctgctcctgctttgcTCTGTTCTGGAAATGTCtgcatacaaatgtacatcgcacacacacacacgcatggcTCTGCACACACACGACAAGTCGTGTATGTACATTGGCCGTCGCAATAATAGAGCCCGTCACTTGGAAGgcatcttttatttattttatttaaaaggTTTCTTGGCTGTGCAAATTTGTTTGACCTATTATTATCTCCCCCTCTATTTGGGACACTCTGGTCATCGATGATGAAATTTCAGCGGTTCCTATTGAGGAGAATGCCGATACGGCATACAGTCTTCACGGAGAAGATTTGCTCTAtagggaaaatatttaatcatacAAAAAATGATTGGCTAATGACGTGAAAAAAGCTCAGGGAAGGTAACTTACCTGAaaagtatatttattatacttaaaaaaattaattaaaatatataacaaataTCTAACTCAAACTGAATATTAACTAACTTTTGCGTTTTTAGCCAAAAAGTTCCGTTTTCGTTTTTAGGTGCTCCCGTTTTCGCATTTTCTCATGTTCTGTTAAACGCAGAATTTCGTGCTGTTAAGCGCAAAATTTAGTATACAAAGCCTCTGCTAGGAGTCAAATGTATCGATACCCGAATCGGGCTGGCTCAGCTGTTAgcacgaaaacgaaaagtCTTCCCTTTGAGGTTGGgctgaaacaaaaaaaatttccataaaaaaaagcaaacgcTAAATTGCCCCGCTAATGGTGTCAATTATAtattaatgcatcaataagtcgtctatttttttccttttgcatttCAGATGCgttttcttaaataaaatactGTTTACTTTTTAATTTCGGCgaggaaaacggaaaaatatTGCGTTTTGCCATAAACCGAAGCAGCagtttttgagtttttaaaaGTGAATCGGAAagtttttgtattatttttaatttaaaatacgAAACAGTGGGGAAAGTAATCAGAACAGGATGCTATTATCATTATTTAAACCATAATCTTGACCGCAGCTGTACCTGGGaagcgagtgtgtgtgtggcattttGTTTACGGCATTCCCGgtcggggctggggctgggggcttgTGGCTTTCTGCTTGCAACAAAATATGTGGCATGGCATACTTTCAGGCAGCTGTTGGGTAAAAAAAAAGCCATTTCCACTGCACTCTTCTGTTTGTTACTTGAGCCCCCGCCACAATATCCCTCTGTTCAGTCTGGCCGAGATTTGCATGGCAGGACCCACACAGATCCTGGACACACGGACTCCGCACCTGcacaacgctggaggagcagaagcaggagctcTTGCGAATGGGAAGCAGAAATGGGAGGGAAAACAACTTATTATTTTGCCTAATCCTATTATGCGCATGCAAACGTGCGCCAAGAAGGGAACAAAAAACTTTCTCCTCGGGAAAACTACTTTGAGTCTGAACTGTCTCTCAATCCCACACAGCCCCGGCCACTGCCACCCACTCTTGCCCTCCGCTGTCTCTGCTGTTCCTATTCATCCCATCATTGAATCGTGCACTCACTCAAGCGCCGCTAAGTTGTCTCAGTGGATGCGGGGCACTGCgttgcgatgcgatgcgatgcgatgctcgTGCACTGCAAGAAAATTTCTGAGCAATAGATAAACCAATTTGGAATTGTATCTGCTGATGCTTTCAGGATAAGTTACAAGACGGCAACAGTGGCAGGCAACGGGGGCTCCATTCGAAGCCATTTTCTGTGATCCAGTATTTAATTTGGTATTATTTGGTATTCCTATTTCGTAGAAATACCACAACTATCACATTATCCCCTGTTTTGTGCTGCATTTTGTTGCACTCTTTCCAGTGATCCGACCCAATTTACGTTCTAGTTGCAAAGTTGCTAAACTTTTCGTGAGCTGGCATTCTGTTTGGGCCGCCTCCGCACCGGCCTTGGTGTAGTTAATTTCCTCCACTTACCTGTCCGTGTTGGCCAGCCCGGGTTCTGGGCCTGTGCCTGGACCTTGGTGAGATAGCAGAAAATGCTGCGACAGCGGCTCAAGAAGTTTCTGCGAGTCTGGCAAATCCCCTTTTTGCTCTAAGCCGATTAGGCTGCCTGCCAGCCTCCTGGTCTTGGCCAACTTTCAGATAGTTTTTGTGGGCCGTTAattgacttttttttttgttttttcttttatttcaacatttattatattgtatatttgtgtagtgtgtgttttcttttttgtatatttaccaaaatgcaaaatcattTACTTAAGCGTACACATAACATAGGGAGTCGGGGATTACGTTCGTTACTTAAACATAGGAAACATATAGAGTGACGCCATGTAGAGGAGGCCAAGGCCGAAGAAAGGCACGCAGTAGTGGGCCAAGTTTAATTtagttgttgttcttttgttgtACACTTGTGATATGCATGTCAAGCAGTTTTCCATTCCTTAGTCAGATCTCCGTGTGCGTGGATGAATGGTGGGTGGTCTCCGAAGTCTGTGAGTCTCTGCGATGAGTGTGGGTTGgagctgcggctgtggctgtggctgtagatCCAGTCCGATTCGAGTGCCGGGTTTTTCCCTTAGAAGAGCAAAGAGAAGAGACTTCTTACGCCAGTGGAGCCAGCTCCGGAACCGAGGGTAAACCCTGTGCTCGGCGTCCCGCTGCTGCGGTGCCTCGAGACGTGGCTGGAAACGTTAGCACGGACACGGTCGTAGCTGGCAACATCCTGCAAGCAAAAGGAAGGGGAATTAGCCAACGATTCTTGAGGGGAGAGGGTGGTGGGTATTGCGTACTGGTCGAGCACAAACTCGAGATGTCTGCAGGGGCGGCAGATGTCGCAAGTGGCGCACGTGTTGTATATCGACAAGACTCTCACCTCTTTGTCGGCGTTGGCCAGGACGGAGCGCATCGAGTTGGCCACCGGCCACTTCTTCTTCATCACCAGATTGTTGGGGGGATCGTGGGCGGTGCCGGCATCCACCGACCAGATGGTCACGCTGGCCCCACCGAGCACCTTCGAGCCGCGCGAGAACTTGAAGGCCAGCTCCTCGTCCCCGGCGATGCGGGTCAGCTGCCAGCCGGTGAGATTGATCTCCTCGGTGCCCTTGTTGTGCAGCTTGATGAACCGTCCCTCGACATCGGCCTCAATGATCTCCAGGTCACCCTTGGCGGCGGCATTCACCGAGTACTCGGACAGAGTCCGGTCCTCGCTCTCGTCGATCACCGTGCGCCGGCGCTTGACGGCAGTCGAGCCGGAGATGCCGGGCGTGGCCGAGCGACGGCCGCTGGGCGTGACGCGGCCCGATCGCGAGCCACCGCTGGCACTCAGATGGGtgccgttgctgctggagATGCCCGAGTCGGTGCCGGGGCGGCCGGGGGACTCGATGTTCAGGCGACGCTCCTCGCCGCACAGCAACTTGTCGTAGGCGGCGATCTCGAGGTCCAGGGACACCTTGATGTCCATCAGATCCTGGTACTCCTGCAGCTGGTGGGCCATCTCGTCGCGCATGCGCTGCAGCTCCGCCTCCAGCGAGGCGATGTACTGGTTGTGGCGCTGCCTCTCCGTGTCCAGGAGGTTCTCCAGCTCCCTGATGCGTGCCTACAGAAAGGGGGATCCAATTAGTAAACGAATGGCTTAAAAAGGATGGAGCACTCACATTCAGGCCAGCATTGGTGGTCTCCAGGTCTTGCAGCTTGCCATTGAGGCCGTCGATCTTGGTGCGCATCAGACGGACCTCCTCGGTGGCATGGGCCGATCCCTGGGCAGCTCTGGAGACGGCGGCCTTCAGGTTCTGGATCTCGTTGTCGTACAGCTGCTCGATCTCCTCGCGATTGACGCGCATCTGGCTCTCGTACTGGTCGCGCAGCTCCTGGAGGGATTGCTGCAGCTTCGCCTCGTACTGGCGCGACAGACGGCCGTCGATCTCGCTGATCTCGATCTGGCGACGGGACCGGGTCTCGGTCAGCTCCTGCGAGTGCACCTGATCCTTGAAGGCCAGCTCCTCGCGcaggctctggttctggttctccAGATCGACCCTGGCCAGGGTCTCGGCCTCCAGCTGCTTGCGCAGATCGTCCAGCTGCCGGCGCAGGCGATCATTCTCGAGGGCAAGCTCCTTCACCTGATCCTCGAACTTCTTGCGATCGGCCAGGGCCTGGTTGTACTTGCCGTTCACTTCGTTGTAGCGAGATTCGTACAGGCGGGCATTGTTCTCCGCCACATTGGCCTCCTTCGTCTTCTTCTCGAGTCTGTCGGCAAACAAGGGGAAATTCGGATTATTCATATGATCCACATTTTATCTACATGTGCTCGAAGCATGACGTCACTCATCTGACTCAGATTCCCCCTCaaaaaagctcgctctctctctcgctctctatccCTCTGTCTATATGCATTATTCATTAGACGTCTCCAAATTCGAAATTTGCTTGGAAACCCGTTCAACGATCTGCTATCTTCCATTTTTCATCCAACATCCAAATCCACAGATATTTCGCTGCCATTAGCATAAACTAGCCCCTTGGCTATTTCTGAccagcccctccccctgcACCCCCCCTCCATCTACCATTGATTTATGGTATGTTCTATTATTTGGAATACTATTTAGCTTAAAATACAAAACTCAACTTATTTATTGCCCCACGAAAATATCATCGAAAAATGCCACACATAATCCCCGGGAATATGTACGTTCCGAAAACGTGGTCGGCACGTTTTGTATTACTTAATATAGgaataataatttgaatttcaattgaatgttGGCTATTAATCGCTTAAAAAAATACCTAATAAATGAATGCAATACCGTGTAAGGCAGGCCGTCAGCCTTCAGTCTCGCATTTGATTGGATGTTTCGGTTCTATGTACATCCCCCCCATTCCATTTACATTATAAACAATTTCCGCAGCTAATCAAGGAACaaaaattgtgtaaaaatGGGCGGGAACGAGGGCGGGGGAacgcataaaaacaaaatagatTCAAGgctgttttgtttgtgctcTACTTTTTCCCTGTTccattgatttttctttttcgtattttgttggattttcgtttggtttttctGTGCGTGTTGAAGCTCCATTTCCTTTTCCCTCCACTGCTGGCATTTTCAAacgaacaaataaatatttttggtgGAATTTTCGGGAAAATTTGCTAAAAATTGTTACCACTTAATTTTTCGGAATACCTACTATAGATTGGCTATCTTTGGAGTCTCCTTAACGTATCTTATCAAATTCGCTGCGAACTATCGCATTTCTTTTGGTGACACACCTCGAAAGCAAAGTCCTCCCCACCGCCCGACCAACTCCATTATCAACAATCTGGTGGCTAATACGAATTAAAAAAGCTTTGTGCCCACTAAATATTCCCTGATAACGCAAACGCCAACGACGCGCAACGGAATACCtcgaaaatggaaaaatctACATTTGTTGACATCACACCCAGAAGAGCCATAGAGCCGTAGAGCCATAGAGTGCCCTAACcggttgttttttcttttaggAAACTGCGTGCGATACTATGACATCGTAACTGAAAGACATTAAGTCGTGTAACCTTCCATTGGGCTTAGACGCTGTTTGTAAAGGGGTATATCGaaggtgaggtgaggtgaggtgtTTGTTAAGCACAAGCCTTTGCTTATGTTATGCCGAAGAGTTGGTAATTGaaactatacatatgtacgtatagcCATGATCTGTGGATAACCATTATGAGCCCTAAAGGCCTATGACCAACAGGTAACCCATAGTCGAAAATGTCTCCCGTTATTCGTTTCTCATTAGGATTTGCATGAAATGCCAAGAGAGTGCGAGagcacaaaataaacaaagagCAGGCCAGCGATAAGTTActagacggagagagagagtgccggAGAGAGCGCGTGAGTGAGAGACAGCGTGAGACGTTGCGCTGCCATGTGCTGCGGTGCGTCGCTTTCGAAATGTGCTTTTGGCATGACATCATCGGCCTCGCTCAGTCTCTGCCcccgctctcgctctgtcgCCATGACATCACTGGCTGATAATACGCAGTGGGCCCCCCTTCGCCCCACACACCCCGCGGTTATTACCTGGGCTTCAAGTCGTCGTTCTCCTCCCACAAACGCTTGATATCGATCTCCAGTTTGGCCTTCTCCTTGGCCGTCTCGTCGAGGAGCTTGCGGGCGGCGGCCAGCTCCTTCTCGTAGACGGCCTTCAGATTGGAGGTCTCCCTGTTGACGGTGTCCTGGGAGAGATGCAGCTCCTGTGTGAGTCGGCTGTTCTCGTTCTCCAGATTGCGCATGCGATCGATGTAGCAGGCCAGGCGATCGTTCAggtgctgcagctcctccttctcctggaTGCGAGAGGTGCGCGTGGGCGAAGTGGGGCTGGTGGCGCCCAAACGCGAGGAGGTGGATGCTCCACCCACCGgcgtggaggtggaggcgcgCGAGACGCGTGTGTTGAGGGTGACGCGGCGAGCGGACAtctttaaagtgttttttgGGCTTTTGGGCGAGGAACGTTATATTAAGTACGCAAAGTGGCGCTAATCTGTGTGCTATCTCGTCTAATGTTATTCCACTTTGTGCTTGgagtttcttctttttttctcttaaCTTTTTCTGTTGGCTTGTACGTCCGTTTGCTTGGACTGCTGAATATTGACTGTGACGACTGTGCCCCGAGCGGCCCCGAACGAGGCCCGATGTGGATGTCTCGGCCATCATCGACGGAATTAGTCGTAGTCGACCGcatacgaaaaaaaataacaacacgAATGTGtgcacgctctctctctctctctctctctgtctgtctgccagtCGACTGCTCTCACCTTTTGGctgtattgttattattgtttcgCTTTCTTCGCCTCCTCTGCTTCGCCTTTCTATTCGCATTTTTGTCTTTGATGTACagctgtttgtgtttgctggAGCCGCAAATagaaaccaacaaaatacTAATCACACCACAAACACATTCACTGCCGGCAACCCTTTGTGGTTGAGGGGAACGAAGCGGAAGGGGAGCAGAGATTCTCCTAGTGCATTCCCGCTCCACTCCGATTCTTCAATGGGAGCTCGGATTCAAGGTTAATGAACGACGCAATTTCGTTGCGTGGCGTTTTATCGATAGAGAAAGAATAGAGAGAATAGAGAGACACTCTCCAATGCGAAAAAAACGGCATTCTTTTCCGCTCTTTCATTGTATTTTTCTATGATTATTTGTAGAACTTCAGTATTTTTACTGGTTTACTATccaatttgatttaaattatACTTAAAAATAAGCAGGAATGCTTTCTTTTGTTGCTATCTGTGTTATTTCTCGTTTCCCATacatttgcattcaatttaAGCATAATTAATGGCCCTTATAGCGATAGTGCCGTTCGTGAATTGACCACAATGCACTCCCACATCATCAATTCCACTTCATTTGGCCAGAAAACCATATGTGCACATGTCCATTGTATCGATCAGCCGCAGGTCAATTATGGGCCTTACAACGCGTccaaaattatgaaatacCACTGGGGACAGTGGAGGCCCACCCATATTACGTACAAAGAATgtcgggaggggggggggggggggggtgggaaCCAAAAACTGCCCCACTGGATTGTCATAACTCGAATATTTATTGACATCGAGTGCCTCTGCGGGTAGAGAAAGGGCGCGAGGCACTAGGAATGCCAACagtcataaaaataaatagccAGGGATAGAGCGAGATGGCTAGAGCTAGCTTTTGTCTTCTctttttcaatatatttctagcttttatttgcaaaaataaatagccggcaaaaaaaaacaactttttATTTTACCCACGAGATTAgcaaagagtgagagagagggaggtaTGCCATGTGAGCTTTGGATTCTCTCACGCTGCTCTCCCACAACACAACGAAGAGTCGTCGAGTGCAGAAAATATGTGAACTTGTCATGCAATGTGCACGCCTGTGGCGTCATCGAAACTAAAGCGGAATGGCAACAAATAAAACGAAAGAAACCCAGAGGGGCAACCGGCTGGGGGGCTACTTGTATGTAGCACTGACCTCCAAAAGGCGGCCCCTTCTCTGTGACGTCaccaaattatttttaatcatgCCGTCGCCAACACCGCCTGCCCGTTTGTCCGTCGTATCGTTCGCATTTGAATTAGTTTAAGTATTCTCCATCTTTTCAGCTTATAATTATGTATGATTCCCCAGTGCTTTTTCGAGAGCTAATTAGATTTAATTAATGTGCCCCAAAACGCCAGAGTGCCCGAGCCTAAACCGAtgttaaattgtttttcttccCTGGTTGTCTCTCCCCTCCCAAGTATTCTTTGACgactctgtttctgtttctgtttctgttttacgCGTATTTTgtcttccattccattccacatgcCATTGCCAAAGTATTTCTATTTCTGTTGTTCTACGTCAATTTGTCGCTTGATGAATTACGTGGGGGGATTACGATTACAAATTGATAAGAATTATTCCAGTGCCCCTGTGGGAAATGGTCTTATTAAACGGAtcttttaattataaattaaaatgtggaaaattttGCAGCTTGTAGTCTTTTCTTTTAAAGCTTCCTGATTCCTGTTCAATAGATTCCAGCATATAAGACGAATTTGCCTGGATATCCATCAATTGCCTCGAATGGTACCCTTTAAACCTTGACATTTACATAGATGGTTTTGAAAAGCACCTTTAAGACGCTCatttctttccattttccacAACTTTTCCACACCAAACTCTTCCAAATTCCAAACGAATATTAAAGATGCACATCAATTGCCATTAAAGGAGCTGTATAGAGGGTATTTCATTCAGAATGAGTTTCGATAAAACTAGACGTAACAAtgacaaataaataaacagagaTTCCCCCCTGGGgggctgtttgtttgttgatttgAGCCAACTTttagcataaatatttatacagtatttatttgcttttatttgcgttttgttacatttgtttgccatacttttgtatctttgtgtgtCGCCCCAAAACCTATCAATGTTGGCAATATGCAGGAAAATATTCTCACAAactgaaaaacaaaatttaagtcatccttctcttctcctctccctctttgcATTTGCCCATCTATCGCTCGCTCGTTCGCACTGTAGTCGAAACTTGTTTGACTTTtgctatattttttgttgggttttatTTTCGTGTTGTTTAACGAATTTGTCAAAGCTGCTTCGCAACTTCAACTCcgtgtcgctgctgctgctgtcgctgcttcggtgctgctgctgctgcttcggtgctgctgctgctgttcattATTTTCGTTGTTCGGAGCAAAAGTAGAAGCGCGACGACAGGGACGACGGAGACGACAGCGACGAACGGAACGAAGTTTGCCAACAGTGATGACATCATCGTCAGCTTAAAGTTTCTGGAAGTCATGGCAAATGACGCTATAACGCTGTTAGACGAATGAACTCCAACagatccaaaaataaaaataaaagaattaaGCAAACGACCGAAACCGGGAATATGCTGATGAGTGGCCTCTAATCAAAAGTATCAATTCACTTTGTAAAGTTTTTAGAATATataatttcaatgaaaattaaatattccatGAATTCTCGTGTGTATCAGGTACTGAATATTCACtgaatatttaaacatttttggcaaaaataaattgccCAACTTTAATCTATggaacacatacatatgtacacacatacagacatacatacatacatgtgtatgttcTAATGAACAAAATCCTATCCAACTCCTGTTTTTAGTTAATTAATATTCGCACAACAATTTCAAAGCGTTTAAtttttgaaacaaaaaaatgtacaaaaaaaaaacaattaaaacaaagtTTGGCTTTTGATTAACAAATTTGTTGCTTTGCGATACAAAATATTCACCCGTAGAACgggtttctgttttttataACTTTTGTACAacctaaaaaaatataattttttttatacttcttttatatttttgtggctttttccatttggtttttatttacgAGCATTTTTGTGGAGTTTttaaataaactaaataaaatgtGGTCGAGTGCATAGTTTTTCGTGCAATCACTTATAATTCTAATGGAGGAAGAGATGATGAAACATAGGGAATGGAGCACTAAAAGCTCTAAATATTGTACAATAATCGAGTCGATGTTAGGGAACCCAAATCCTCAAAAATCTTTTATTCGAATCGGATAACAATTTGTATAGGAATATGGGAACGATGTACCAGATCTGGCTTTTGTTCttaaatttgatttcatttgatttgcatGTTCTGCTGCAGATTCTTGGGAGCTGTATGGGAAAACTTGTTGGGACAGAATTTACATATCATTTTTGCAGCCACTCTCTGttactctctctttctctgtctctcctttGGTACTTGCATAAGTTAATTTCATGTTTATCTTCTGCCGAATTCACAACCAGACTTTCAGACTGAAAGTGCCCAGGCCAAAAGGGAGTATTTTAAATGGCGGTGGGAAATGGCTGTACCC is a window of Drosophila pseudoobscura strain MV-25-SWS-2005 chromosome 3, UCI_Dpse_MV25, whole genome shotgun sequence DNA encoding:
- the LamC gene encoding lamin-C isoform X2; this encodes MSARRVTLNTRVSRASTSTPVGGASTSSRLGATSPTSPTRTSRIQEKEELQHLNDRLACYIDRMRNLENENSRLTQELHLSQDTVNRETSNLKAVYEKELAAARKLLDETAKEKAKLEIDIKRLWEENDDLKPRLEKKTKEANVAENNARLYESRYNEVNGKYNQALADRKKFEDQVKELALENDRLRRQLDDLRKQLEAETLARVDLENQNQSLREELAFKDQVHSQELTETRSRRQIEISEIDGRLSRQYEAKLQQSLQELRDQYESQMRVNREEIEQLYDNEIQNLKAAVSRAAQGSAHATEEVRLMRTKIDGLNGKLQDLETTNAGLNARIRELENLLDTERQRHNQYIASLEAELQRMRDEMAHQLQEYQDLMDIKVSLDLEIAAYDKLLCGEERRLNIESPGRPGTDSGISSSNGTHLSASGGSRSGRVTPSGRRSATPGISGSTAVKRRRTVIDESEDRTLSEYSVNAAAKGDLEIIEADVEGRFIKLHNKGTEEINLTGWQLTRIAGDEELAFKFSRGSKVLGGASVTIWSVDAGTAHDPPNNLVMKKKWPVANSMRSVLANADKEDVASYDRVRANVSSHVSRHRSSGTPSTGFTLGSGAGSTGVRSLFSLLF
- the LamC gene encoding lamin-C isoform X1, encoding MSARRVTLNTRVSRASTSTPVGGASTSSRLGATSPTSPTRTSRIQEKEELQHLNDRLACYIDRMRNLENENSRLTQELHLSQDTVNRETSNLKAVYEKELAAARKLLDETAKEKAKLEIDIKRLWEENDDLKPRLEKKTKEANVAENNARLYESRYNEVNGKYNQALADRKKFEDQVKELALENDRLRRQLDDLRKQLEAETLARVDLENQNQSLREELAFKDQVHSQELTETRSRRQIEISEIDGRLSRQYEAKLQQSLQELRDQYESQMRVNREEIEQLYDNEIQNLKAAVSRAAQGSAHATEEVRLMRTKIDGLNGKLQDLETTNAGLNARIRELENLLDTERQRHNQYIASLEAELQRMRDEMAHQLQEYQDLMDIKVSLDLEIAAYDKLLCGEERRLNIESPGRPGTDSGISSSNGTHLSASGGSRSGRVTPSGRRSATPGISGSTAVKRRRTVIDESEDRTLSEYSVNAAAKGDLEIIEADVEGRFIKLHNKGTEEINLTGWQLTRIAGDEELAFKFSRGSKVLGGASVTIWSVDAGTAHDPPNNLVMKKKWPVANSMRSVLANADKEVRVLSIYNTCATCDICRPCRHLEFVLDQMLPATTVSVLTFPATSRGTAAAGRRAQGLPSVPELAPLA